The Caretta caretta isolate rCarCar2 chromosome 10, rCarCar1.hap1, whole genome shotgun sequence genome has a window encoding:
- the SEMA6D gene encoding semaphorin-6D isoform X4 — protein sequence MRLLLLCACLMLLTVSWCLAVSFPEDADPINVVDYHYSRQYPVFKGRPSGNESQHRLDFQLMLKIRDTLYIAGRDQVYTVNLNEVPKAEVTPSKKLTWRSRQQDRENCAMKGKHKDECHNFIKVFVPRNDEMVFVCGTNAFNPMCRYYWLNTLEYDGEEISGLARCPFDARQTNVALFADGKLYSATVADFLASDAVIYRSMGDGSALRTIKYDSKWIKEPHFLHAIEYGNYVYFFFREIAVEHNNLGKAVYSRVARICKNDMGGSQRVLEKHWTSFLKARLNCSVPGDSFFYFDVLQSITDIIEINGVPTVVGVFTTQLNSIPGSAVCAFSMDDIEKVFKGRFKEQKTPDSVWTAVPEDKVPKPRPGCCAKHGLAEAYKTSIDFPDETLSFIKSHPLMDSAVPSVIEEPWFTKTRVRYRLTAVAVDHSAGPYQNYTIIFVGSEAGVVLKILAKTRSFSLNDSVLLEEIDAYNHAKCNAEIEEDRKVISLQLDKEHHAIFVAFSSCVIRIPLSRCEHHGSCKKSCIASRDPYCGWLDQGACGRVKPGMFTGGYEQDVEYGNTGQLGDCHDMELSSASITTMASIPVISPKVIGSWKPKVTGSRKFVVQDDPNTSDYSDPLSGVPKGVRWEVQSGDSNQMVHMNVLITCVFAAFVLGAFLAGVAVYCYRDIFVRKSRKIHKDAESAQSCTDSSGSFAKLNGLFDSPVKEYQQNIDSPKLYTNLLSSRKELPPNGDTKSMIMDHRGQPPELAALPTPESTPVLQQKTLQVMKSQSDKAHSNLNASRKETPLKSPQFFPSSPPPHSPLSHGHIPSAIVLPNATHDYNTSFSNSNAHKADKKMQNIDHPLTKPSSKRDHRRSVDSRNTLNDFLKHLNETPNNPKSIMGDIQVAHQTLMLDPMGNMSEIPPKVPNREASLYSPPSTLPRNSPTKRVDVPTTPAVPMTSLDRQRGYHKNSSQRHSISALPKNLNSPNGVLLSRQPSITRGGYMPPATGTKMDYMQGTPVSVHLQPSLSRQSSYTSNGTLPRTGIKRTPSIKPDVPPKPSFVPQTTSVRPLNKYSY from the exons ATGAGGCTGCTTCTGCTTTGTGCTTGTCTGATGCTATTGACTGTGTCCTGGTGCCTAGCTGTCAGCTTTCCTGAAGACGCTGACCCTATTAATGTTGTTGACTACCATT ATTCAAGGCAATATCCAGTATTTAAAGGACGCCCTTCAGGCAATGAATCTCAACACAGGCTGGACTTTCAACTGATGTTGAAAATTCGAGACACACTTTATATCGCTGGCAG GGATCAAGTTTATACAGTAAACTTAAATGAAGTTCCCAAGGCAGAAGTTACTCCAAGCAAA aaattaaccTGGAGATCGAGACAgcaggacagagagaactgtGCCATGAAAGGCAAACACAAA GATGAATGCCATAACTTTATTAAAGTCTTTGTTCCCAGAAATGATGAGATGGTGTTTGTCTGTGGTACAAATGCATTTAACCCCATGTGCAGATACTACTGG CTGAATACCTTAGAGTATGACGGAGAGGAAATTAGCGGATTGGCAAGATGCCCATTTGATGCCAGACAAACCAACGTTGCCCTCTTTGCTG ATGGGAAATTGTATTCAGCAACAGTAGCAGATTTTCTAGCAAGTGATGCTGTTATTTACCGCAGCATGGGAGATGGATCTGCCCTAAGAACAATAAAATACGATTCCAAATGGATAAAag AACCACATTTCCTCCATGCCATAGAATATGGCAACTATGTTTATTTCTTCTTTCGAGAAATTGCTGTAGAGCACAATAATTTAGGCAAG GCTGTGTATTCCCGTGTGGCACGCATATGTAAAAATGACATGGGTGGCTCCCAAAGAGTGCTGGAAAAACACTGGACTTCATTCCTAAAAGCTCGGCTCAACTGTTCTGTTCCCGGGGATTCATTTTTCTACTTTGATGTTCTGCAGTCGATCACAGACATAATAGAAATCAATGGAGTCCCTACTGTTGTCGGTGTATTCACCACACAGCTTAACAG catCCCTGGTTCAGCAGTGTGTGCTTTTAGCATGGATGACATTGAGAAAGTATTCAAAGGAAGATTTAAAGAACAGAAGACTCCAGACTCTGTTTGGACAGCTGTACCCGAAGACAAAGTACCAAAGCCAAG ACCTGGTTGCTGTGCAAAACATGGTCTAGCAGAGGCTTACAAAACCTCCATTGATTTCCCGGATGAAACCTTATCCTTCATCAAATCCCATCCATTGATGGATTCTGCAGTTCCATCAGTCATCGAGGAGCCCTGGTTCACAAAGACACGGGTCAG ATATAGGTTGACTGCAGTTGCTGTAGACCATTCCGCTGGACCCTACCAAAACTACACAATCATATTTGTTGGCTCTGAAGCAGGAGTGGTACTTAAGATCTTGGCAAAGACCAGATCTTTTTCTTTGAATGACAGCGTATTACTGGAAGAGATTGATGCTTATAATCATGCAAA GTGTAACGCAGAGATTGAAGAAGACAGAAAAGTCATTTCCCTTCAGTTGGATAAAGAACACCATGCTATATTTGTGGCATTCTCCAGTTGTGTTATTAGAATTCCCCTCAGTCGCTGTGAGCATCATGGATCATGTAAAAA GTCTTGTATTGCTTCACGAGACCCCTATTGTGGCTGGCTAGACCAGGGGGCATGCGGAAGAGTGAAACCTGGCATGTT CACTGGAGGATATGAGCAAGATGTAGAATACGGCAATACAGGACAGCTTGGGGACTGCCATG ACATGGAGTTATCCTCAGCTTCTATTACCACAATGGCAAGTATCCCAGTTATATCACCTAAAGTGATTGGTTCCTGGAAACCTAAAGTGACTGGCTCTCGGAAATTTGTAGTTCAAGATGACCCAAACACTTCTGATTATTCTGATCCATTATCAGGTGTCCCAAAGG GTGTAAGGTGGGAAGTACAGTCAGGAGATTCCAACCAAATGGTACACATGAACGTCCTGATCACTTGTGTATTTGCTGCTTTTGTCCTGGGAGCCTTCCTTGCAGGAGTGGCAGTTTACTGTTACCGAGATATATTTGTACGGAAATCTAGAAAAATACACAAAGATGCAGAATCAGCTCAGTCCTGTACAGACTCCAGTGGAAGTTTTGCTAAACTGAATGGGTTATTTGATAGTCCTGTCAAGGAATATCAGCAAAACATTGACTCGCCTAAACTGTACACAAATCTGTTGAGTAGCAGAAAAGAACTGCCACCGAATGGTGATACAAAATCCATGATAATGGACCACAGAGGCCAGCCTCCAGAATTAGCTGCACTTCCTACTCCAGAATCCACCCCAGTACTGCAGCAAAAGACACTGCAGGTGATGAAGAGTCAGTCAGACAAGGCACATAGCAACCTCAATGCTTCAAGAAAAGAAACCCCTCTAAAAAGCCCTCAATTTTTTCCTTCTagtcccccaccccattctccgtTAAGTCATGGACATATTCCCAGTGCTATTGTTCTTCCCAATGCTACCCATGACTACAACACATCTTTCTCAAATTCTAACGCACATAAAGCAGACAAAAAGATGCAAAATATTGATCACCCACTTACAAAACCGTCAAGCAAAAGAGACCACAGGCGATCTGTTGATTCCAGGAATACCCTGAACGATTTTCTGAAACATTTAAACGAAACTCCTAATAATCCCAAATCAATTATGGGAGACATTCAAGTGGCTCACCAGACTTTAATGCTGGATCCAATGGGAAATATGTCTGAGATTCCACCTAAAGTTCCTAATAGGGAGGCATCTTTATACTCCCCTCCATCTACGCTTCCAAGAAATAGTCCAACAAAACGGGTGGACGTCCCTACTACCCCAGCAGTACCAATGACTTCTTTAGACAGACAAAGGGGCTATCACAAAAATTCTTCACAAAGGCATTCAATATCTGCCCTTCCTAAAAACTTAAACTCACCAAATGGTGTTTTGTTATCCAGACAGCCTAGTATTACCCGTGGGGGATACATGCCTCCTGCTACAggcacaaagatggactacatgCAAGGAACACCGGTCAGCGTTCACCTACAGCCTTCTTTATCCAGACAAAGCAGTTACACAAGCAATGGAACCCTTCCTCGTACAGGGATAAAGAGGACACCATCCATAAAACCTGACGTGCCACCAAAACCCTCATTCGTTCCTCAAACAACTTCAGTCAGACCACTGAACAAATACAGCTACTAG
- the SEMA6D gene encoding semaphorin-6D isoform X8, which translates to MRLLLLCACLMLLTVSWCLAVSFPEDADPINVVDYHYSRQYPVFKGRPSGNESQHRLDFQLMLKIRDTLYIAGRDQVYTVNLNEVPKAEVTPSKKLTWRSRQQDRENCAMKGKHKDECHNFIKVFVPRNDEMVFVCGTNAFNPMCRYYWLNTLEYDGEEISGLARCPFDARQTNVALFADGKLYSATVADFLASDAVIYRSMGDGSALRTIKYDSKWIKEPHFLHAIEYGNYVYFFFREIAVEHNNLGKAVYSRVARICKNDMGGSQRVLEKHWTSFLKARLNCSVPGDSFFYFDVLQSITDIIEINGVPTVVGVFTTQLNSIPGSAVCAFSMDDIEKVFKGRFKEQKTPDSVWTAVPEDKVPKPRPGCCAKHGLAEAYKTSIDFPDETLSFIKSHPLMDSAVPSVIEEPWFTKTRVRYRLTAVAVDHSAGPYQNYTIIFVGSEAGVVLKILAKTRSFSLNDSVLLEEIDAYNHAKCNAEIEEDRKVISLQLDKEHHAIFVAFSSCVIRIPLSRCEHHGSCKKSCIASRDPYCGWLDQGACGRVKPGMFTGGYEQDVEYGNTGQLGDCHGVRWEVQSGDSNQMVHMNVLITCVFAAFVLGAFLAGVAVYCYRDIFVRKSRKIHKDAESAQSCTDSSGSFAKLNGLFDSPVKEYQQNIDSPKLYTNLLSSRKELPPNGDTKSMIMDHRGQPPELAALPTPESTPVLQQKTLQVMKSQSDKAHSNLNASRKETPLKSPQFFPSSPPPHSPLSHGHIPSAIVLPNATHDYNTSFSNSNAHKADKKMQNIDHPLTKPSSKRDHRRSVDSRNTLNDFLKHLNETPNNPKSIMGDIQVAHQTLMLDPMGNMSEIPPKVPNREASLYSPPSTLPRNSPTKRVDVPTTPAVPMTSLDRQRGYHKNSSQRHSISALPKNLNSPNGVLLSRQPSITRGGYMPPATGTKMDYMQGTPVSVHLQPSLSRQSSYTSNGTLPRTGIKRTPSIKPDVPPKPSFVPQTTSVRPLNKYSY; encoded by the exons ATGAGGCTGCTTCTGCTTTGTGCTTGTCTGATGCTATTGACTGTGTCCTGGTGCCTAGCTGTCAGCTTTCCTGAAGACGCTGACCCTATTAATGTTGTTGACTACCATT ATTCAAGGCAATATCCAGTATTTAAAGGACGCCCTTCAGGCAATGAATCTCAACACAGGCTGGACTTTCAACTGATGTTGAAAATTCGAGACACACTTTATATCGCTGGCAG GGATCAAGTTTATACAGTAAACTTAAATGAAGTTCCCAAGGCAGAAGTTACTCCAAGCAAA aaattaaccTGGAGATCGAGACAgcaggacagagagaactgtGCCATGAAAGGCAAACACAAA GATGAATGCCATAACTTTATTAAAGTCTTTGTTCCCAGAAATGATGAGATGGTGTTTGTCTGTGGTACAAATGCATTTAACCCCATGTGCAGATACTACTGG CTGAATACCTTAGAGTATGACGGAGAGGAAATTAGCGGATTGGCAAGATGCCCATTTGATGCCAGACAAACCAACGTTGCCCTCTTTGCTG ATGGGAAATTGTATTCAGCAACAGTAGCAGATTTTCTAGCAAGTGATGCTGTTATTTACCGCAGCATGGGAGATGGATCTGCCCTAAGAACAATAAAATACGATTCCAAATGGATAAAag AACCACATTTCCTCCATGCCATAGAATATGGCAACTATGTTTATTTCTTCTTTCGAGAAATTGCTGTAGAGCACAATAATTTAGGCAAG GCTGTGTATTCCCGTGTGGCACGCATATGTAAAAATGACATGGGTGGCTCCCAAAGAGTGCTGGAAAAACACTGGACTTCATTCCTAAAAGCTCGGCTCAACTGTTCTGTTCCCGGGGATTCATTTTTCTACTTTGATGTTCTGCAGTCGATCACAGACATAATAGAAATCAATGGAGTCCCTACTGTTGTCGGTGTATTCACCACACAGCTTAACAG catCCCTGGTTCAGCAGTGTGTGCTTTTAGCATGGATGACATTGAGAAAGTATTCAAAGGAAGATTTAAAGAACAGAAGACTCCAGACTCTGTTTGGACAGCTGTACCCGAAGACAAAGTACCAAAGCCAAG ACCTGGTTGCTGTGCAAAACATGGTCTAGCAGAGGCTTACAAAACCTCCATTGATTTCCCGGATGAAACCTTATCCTTCATCAAATCCCATCCATTGATGGATTCTGCAGTTCCATCAGTCATCGAGGAGCCCTGGTTCACAAAGACACGGGTCAG ATATAGGTTGACTGCAGTTGCTGTAGACCATTCCGCTGGACCCTACCAAAACTACACAATCATATTTGTTGGCTCTGAAGCAGGAGTGGTACTTAAGATCTTGGCAAAGACCAGATCTTTTTCTTTGAATGACAGCGTATTACTGGAAGAGATTGATGCTTATAATCATGCAAA GTGTAACGCAGAGATTGAAGAAGACAGAAAAGTCATTTCCCTTCAGTTGGATAAAGAACACCATGCTATATTTGTGGCATTCTCCAGTTGTGTTATTAGAATTCCCCTCAGTCGCTGTGAGCATCATGGATCATGTAAAAA GTCTTGTATTGCTTCACGAGACCCCTATTGTGGCTGGCTAGACCAGGGGGCATGCGGAAGAGTGAAACCTGGCATGTT CACTGGAGGATATGAGCAAGATGTAGAATACGGCAATACAGGACAGCTTGGGGACTGCCATG GTGTAAGGTGGGAAGTACAGTCAGGAGATTCCAACCAAATGGTACACATGAACGTCCTGATCACTTGTGTATTTGCTGCTTTTGTCCTGGGAGCCTTCCTTGCAGGAGTGGCAGTTTACTGTTACCGAGATATATTTGTACGGAAATCTAGAAAAATACACAAAGATGCAGAATCAGCTCAGTCCTGTACAGACTCCAGTGGAAGTTTTGCTAAACTGAATGGGTTATTTGATAGTCCTGTCAAGGAATATCAGCAAAACATTGACTCGCCTAAACTGTACACAAATCTGTTGAGTAGCAGAAAAGAACTGCCACCGAATGGTGATACAAAATCCATGATAATGGACCACAGAGGCCAGCCTCCAGAATTAGCTGCACTTCCTACTCCAGAATCCACCCCAGTACTGCAGCAAAAGACACTGCAGGTGATGAAGAGTCAGTCAGACAAGGCACATAGCAACCTCAATGCTTCAAGAAAAGAAACCCCTCTAAAAAGCCCTCAATTTTTTCCTTCTagtcccccaccccattctccgtTAAGTCATGGACATATTCCCAGTGCTATTGTTCTTCCCAATGCTACCCATGACTACAACACATCTTTCTCAAATTCTAACGCACATAAAGCAGACAAAAAGATGCAAAATATTGATCACCCACTTACAAAACCGTCAAGCAAAAGAGACCACAGGCGATCTGTTGATTCCAGGAATACCCTGAACGATTTTCTGAAACATTTAAACGAAACTCCTAATAATCCCAAATCAATTATGGGAGACATTCAAGTGGCTCACCAGACTTTAATGCTGGATCCAATGGGAAATATGTCTGAGATTCCACCTAAAGTTCCTAATAGGGAGGCATCTTTATACTCCCCTCCATCTACGCTTCCAAGAAATAGTCCAACAAAACGGGTGGACGTCCCTACTACCCCAGCAGTACCAATGACTTCTTTAGACAGACAAAGGGGCTATCACAAAAATTCTTCACAAAGGCATTCAATATCTGCCCTTCCTAAAAACTTAAACTCACCAAATGGTGTTTTGTTATCCAGACAGCCTAGTATTACCCGTGGGGGATACATGCCTCCTGCTACAggcacaaagatggactacatgCAAGGAACACCGGTCAGCGTTCACCTACAGCCTTCTTTATCCAGACAAAGCAGTTACACAAGCAATGGAACCCTTCCTCGTACAGGGATAAAGAGGACACCATCCATAAAACCTGACGTGCCACCAAAACCCTCATTCGTTCCTCAAACAACTTCAGTCAGACCACTGAACAAATACAGCTACTAG